A genomic stretch from Candidatus Omnitrophota bacterium includes:
- a CDS encoding radical SAM protein: MKDNTDEFQLHKLIQAHLQAGEYGPAREACRRLLKIRPSSIAAHQELGNIHLEEGDPAGSIKYFRKSLRLCARQGGGDGPLNVYIRESYINMGRAYLSMKKYGRAVKMLKKALELAPREERIYRFLASAYLEAKDYDAAVDTAAGRFKSAGKIKACQAQARIKMLRIPNFYGPDIFSTEMNSIMLPPLALGNIVSYVRSRGIPMDQDDLHIKIHHDNYFGGGEEKIDEEVFFDASRVAGYAGGNSDPLIEGIMERVCRKTGIEGYRIILFSLDSCSMNDSHALFAVCLARYLKKVYGPIIILGGLNYFLDLTRKIGCPRSDIDHIIGNEGEEVVAELLASLLDNKAYSGTGRQEGEGAIYSLKVPAPVMPDFEGLPIDKYRYRGLRSDYCPDDALSREIKEFNDSRTLLLPFRFIKGCTNKCIFCASSAGGLIHVAPPAVAAEWLKQLQERYDPTGYLFLNDTLNISKKYVDRFCEEVIKRKIGARWSDCARVDRLDKESIYKMAEAGCVRLVFGMETASRRLLKYINKEIDLAQLEKALYWADKAGIWTGVEIISGLPYEKERDVEETISFLKRNREHIDAFYYNAFNIKDTSAIRAHPEKYGITNIFELSSYEEGFSTFVKYGFDETGGLKWPEKRRQVVSSFNKVIDALGRPPFPEHEYESFLFFLYSKYADKRAIRDIFYSVGRHKNACLELFRKAKRNDRQPGQAAERTLVYG; this comes from the coding sequence ATGAAGGATAATACCGACGAATTCCAGCTGCACAAATTGATCCAGGCCCATCTTCAGGCCGGGGAATACGGCCCGGCCAGGGAGGCCTGCCGCCGGCTCTTGAAGATCAGGCCCTCAAGCATAGCCGCGCACCAGGAACTGGGCAACATACATCTTGAGGAAGGCGATCCTGCCGGGTCAATAAAATATTTCCGGAAGTCCCTGCGGCTGTGCGCGCGGCAGGGCGGCGGGGACGGGCCGTTAAATGTTTATATAAGGGAATCATATATCAATATGGGCCGGGCATATCTATCGATGAAAAAGTACGGCCGGGCGGTCAAGATGTTGAAGAAGGCGCTTGAATTAGCGCCGCGGGAGGAGAGGATATACAGATTCCTCGCCTCGGCATACCTTGAGGCGAAAGATTATGATGCGGCGGTAGATACCGCAGCCGGCCGTTTCAAATCCGCGGGAAAGATCAAGGCCTGCCAGGCGCAGGCCCGGATAAAGATGCTGCGCATCCCCAATTTTTACGGGCCCGATATCTTTTCCACGGAGATGAATTCCATTATGCTGCCGCCTCTGGCGCTGGGGAATATTGTCTCTTATGTCAGATCACGGGGGATCCCTATGGACCAGGACGATCTGCATATAAAAATACATCACGATAATTATTTCGGCGGCGGAGAGGAAAAGATAGACGAAGAGGTCTTCTTTGACGCCTCCAGGGTGGCCGGATACGCCGGGGGAAACAGCGATCCGCTGATAGAAGGGATCATGGAAAGGGTATGCCGCAAAACCGGCATTGAAGGATACAGGATAATCCTTTTTTCTTTAGACAGCTGTTCCATGAACGACAGCCATGCCTTGTTCGCCGTCTGCCTGGCAAGGTATCTAAAGAAGGTCTATGGCCCGATAATAATTTTAGGCGGGCTGAATTATTTCCTGGACTTAACGCGCAAGATCGGCTGCCCGCGTTCGGACATAGATCATATAATAGGCAATGAAGGGGAGGAGGTTGTGGCAGAGTTGCTGGCTTCCTTATTGGATAACAAGGCATATTCAGGCACGGGCAGACAGGAGGGCGAGGGGGCCATTTATTCCCTGAAGGTCCCCGCTCCGGTAATGCCGGATTTTGAGGGGCTGCCCATTGACAAGTACCGCTATCGCGGCCTAAGGAGCGATTATTGCCCGGACGATGCGTTGAGCCGGGAAATAAAAGAATTCAACGATTCCCGGACATTGCTTCTGCCTTTCAGGTTCATAAAGGGCTGCACCAATAAATGTATATTTTGCGCCAGCTCCGCCGGCGGGCTGATCCATGTGGCGCCGCCCGCGGTCGCGGCCGAATGGCTCAAGCAGCTTCAGGAAAGATACGACCCGACAGGGTACCTTTTTCTTAACGATACTTTAAATATCTCCAAGAAATACGTTGACCGGTTTTGCGAAGAGGTGATAAAAAGAAAGATCGGGGCCCGCTGGTCTGATTGCGCGCGGGTGGACCGGCTGGATAAAGAATCCATATACAAAATGGCTGAAGCAGGATGCGTGCGGCTGGTATTCGGGATGGAGACCGCCAGCAGGCGGCTGCTGAAATATATCAATAAAGAAATAGACCTGGCCCAGCTGGAAAAGGCGCTTTACTGGGCTGACAAGGCCGGCATCTGGACAGGGGTGGAGATAATCAGCGGCCTGCCTTATGAGAAGGAAAGAGATGTCGAAGAGACGATCTCTTTCCTAAAACGCAACAGAGAGCATATTGACGCCTTTTACTATAACGCCTTTAATATAAAGGACACCTCCGCCATACGAGCGCACCCTGAAAAATACGGCATAACCAATATATTTGAGCTATCCAGTTACGAAGAAGGGTTTTCCACATTTGTCAAATACGGCTTTGATGAAACGGGCGGACTGAAGTGGCCGGAGAAGAGGAGGCAGGTGGTCTCCAGTTTTAATAAGGTCATAGATGCCTTGGGGAGGCCTCCTTTTCCGGAACACGAATATGAAAGTTTTCTATTTTTCCTCTATTCCAAGTACGCCGACAAGAGGGCCATAAGGGACATCTTTTATTCTGTAGGCAGGCACAAGAACGCATGCCTTGAGCTTTTCAGGAAGGCGAAGAGGAACGATCGGCAGCCCGGGCAAGCAGCCGAGAGGACACTGGTTTATGGTTGA
- a CDS encoding radical SAM protein, whose product MVDGNNETGILLVQSPPWGVYAPPLGIAYLSAFLRSGRPGAMIYDLNMEIFRGCPERIRAKWDTGDFEFWASGKAAQELRGSLDGLAEGIISYGASVIGFSATFASAPFLNAFIPMLRKKSDRKLTIIVGGGGASYAQTRSLFTDGTIDYFVIGEGERVLSDLLAEIRGGGFNSAPAGCISWKDVSGSHAVCIAADKNNTDINTIPFPTFEEFDLSYYTQDDLIPLITSRGCIRNCIFCCDSPLKRPYRCRRPRAVADEMAYHVKRYKRKRFEFSDLLINGDLGFLDELCDCLIAMDMGVAWGGQATIRRDMGRGLLGKMKAAGCGGLTFGVESCSDRVLELIGKGVSAADIRRGLARAKDSGMQVEINLIVGFPGEAEEDIDETIDFIRKNAPSIDKINSLNICTIGPGTHIYEHLQDYNIDKDMITDWYAWFTRDMSNTLEVRMARHRRILSLCSELNLAPAWQNVKKSDV is encoded by the coding sequence ATGGTTGACGGCAATAACGAGACAGGGATCCTTCTGGTGCAGTCCCCGCCCTGGGGCGTTTATGCCCCGCCGCTGGGGATCGCCTACCTTTCCGCTTTTCTTAGGTCCGGCAGGCCGGGCGCGATGATATACGACTTGAATATGGAGATATTCCGCGGCTGTCCCGAACGGATCAGGGCAAAATGGGATACGGGAGATTTTGAGTTCTGGGCATCCGGAAAGGCGGCGCAGGAGTTACGGGGGTCATTGGACGGGCTGGCGGAGGGGATAATTTCTTACGGCGCCTCCGTGATCGGGTTTTCCGCAACTTTTGCCTCCGCGCCGTTTCTGAACGCGTTTATCCCCATGCTCAGGAAAAAGTCGGACAGGAAGTTGACGATCATAGTCGGCGGCGGCGGCGCCAGCTATGCCCAGACACGGTCGTTATTTACCGACGGCACGATCGATTATTTTGTGATCGGAGAAGGAGAGCGCGTTTTATCCGATTTGTTGGCTGAGATACGCGGGGGCGGCTTTAACAGCGCTCCGGCGGGTTGCATAAGCTGGAAGGATGTATCCGGCAGCCACGCCGTCTGTATAGCGGCGGACAAAAACAATACCGATATCAACACAATACCGTTTCCTACCTTTGAGGAATTTGACTTGAGTTATTACACTCAGGACGACCTTATCCCGCTCATAACCAGCCGCGGCTGCATACGTAATTGTATCTTCTGCTGCGATTCACCGCTGAAGAGGCCTTATCGCTGCCGCCGGCCGCGGGCGGTAGCGGATGAGATGGCTTATCATGTGAAGCGATACAAAAGAAAAAGATTTGAATTCAGCGACCTGTTGATAAACGGAGACCTGGGCTTCCTGGATGAGCTCTGCGACTGCCTGATCGCCATGGATATGGGAGTCGCCTGGGGCGGCCAGGCGACCATCAGAAGAGATATGGGCCGCGGCTTGTTGGGTAAAATGAAGGCAGCCGGCTGCGGAGGGTTGACATTCGGTGTTGAAAGTTGCTCCGACAGGGTGCTGGAGCTGATAGGCAAGGGCGTCAGCGCCGCGGACATCCGCAGGGGCCTGGCGCGGGCAAAGGATTCCGGCATGCAGGTAGAGATAAACCTTATCGTCGGCTTTCCCGGGGAGGCAGAGGAAGATATTGATGAGACGATAGATTTCATAAGGAAGAACGCGCCGTCCATTGATAAGATAAACAGCCTGAATATCTGCACCATAGGCCCCGGCACGCATATTTATGAGCATCTTCAGGACTATAATATAGATAAGGATATGATAACGGACTGGTATGCCTGGTTCACCAGGGATATGTCCAATACGCTTGAGGTGAGGATGGCAAGGCACCGCCGGATATTATCGCTTTGTTCGGAATTGAACCTCGCGCCCGCCTGGCAGAATGTGAAAAAGAGCGATGTTTAA
- a CDS encoding GDSL-type esterase/lipase family protein, producing MFKKALSFIFITLSTIFLLEAGLRSGGYLVLKFNPPSQSGRLKQGGETVILCLGDSFTFGVGAAYQDSYPRQLEGMLKERFPRKSIKVYNLGIPGSNSSQLESGLQRDIDKYHPDLVIVMSGRNDIWNMAGAGRPVFLLSGSRLYKLIKAAQANIAAKMRKIEENERALAPRKAPPEASRLITQGHDLKEQGRYDLAKECFLEALRIDPGNPDANRQLGTIYREGAEYELAEKCLTEAVRQGYGGDGNIYVELGMVHRIQNRPGLVREELRRALVDPRAAALAFIEFQQTCADSSEFYKEMEAFSAGLKDRGSRRMIKAMIALHRDKEAIAAIMRDNFLKIYKACRDNGVGLILQTYPETENVAEGVRHIADRYDIPTVDNHLVFEKELNGRDRREFFVSDDHCNAEGYRLIAEGVYEAMIREGMIDDTVAIAAKN from the coding sequence ATGTTTAAAAAGGCGCTTTCTTTTATATTTATCACGCTCTCTACCATCTTTTTATTAGAGGCAGGCCTTAGATCCGGCGGATACCTTGTTCTGAAGTTTAACCCGCCCTCGCAAAGCGGCCGCCTGAAACAAGGGGGAGAAACAGTCATTCTTTGTTTGGGGGATTCTTTTACCTTCGGAGTAGGCGCCGCCTATCAGGATAGCTATCCGCGGCAGCTGGAAGGCATGCTTAAGGAGAGGTTCCCCCGGAAGTCCATCAAGGTTTATAATCTGGGTATCCCCGGGAGTAATTCCTCGCAGCTTGAGAGCGGGCTTCAACGGGATATCGATAAATACCATCCGGACCTGGTAATAGTCATGTCCGGACGCAATGATATCTGGAATATGGCCGGAGCCGGCAGGCCGGTTTTTTTACTGAGCGGATCGCGTTTATATAAATTGATAAAGGCCGCGCAGGCAAATATAGCGGCCAAGATGAGAAAGATTGAGGAAAATGAACGCGCCTTAGCGCCGAGAAAGGCGCCGCCGGAGGCAAGCCGGTTGATTACGCAGGGCCATGACTTGAAGGAGCAAGGAAGGTATGATCTGGCGAAGGAGTGTTTTCTTGAGGCGCTGCGTATCGACCCGGGCAATCCCGACGCCAACCGGCAACTGGGCACTATTTATAGAGAGGGGGCGGAATACGAGCTGGCTGAGAAGTGTTTGACTGAAGCGGTGAGGCAGGGTTATGGCGGGGATGGGAATATCTATGTGGAATTGGGTATGGTCCACAGGATACAGAACAGGCCCGGGTTGGTCCGGGAGGAGTTAAGGCGGGCATTGGTGGACCCGCGCGCGGCAGCGCTTGCCTTTATTGAATTTCAGCAGACCTGTGCCGACAGCAGCGAGTTTTATAAAGAGATGGAGGCCTTCAGCGCGGGGCTTAAGGACAGGGGGAGTCGCAGGATGATCAAGGCCATGATAGCATTGCACAGGGACAAAGAGGCGATAGCGGCAATAATGCGCGATAACTTCCTGAAGATATATAAGGCCTGCAGGGATAACGGTGTCGGGCTGATATTGCAGACATATCCGGAAACGGAGAACGTAGCGGAAGGTGTAAGGCATATAGCCGATAGATACGATATCCCCACGGTGGACAACCATCTGGTATTTGAGAAAGAATTGAATGGCCGCGATAGAAGGGAGTTTTTTGTAAGCGATGACCATTGCAATGCCGAGGGGTACCGGCTTATCGCGGAGGGCGTATACGAGGCCATGATCAGGGAAGGGATGATTGATGATACCGTCGCCATCGCCGCAAAAAATTAA